In Gemmatimonadota bacterium, the sequence GGCACCATGGCGCTCGAGAATGCCCTCGTCGGACGCCCCATCCGCCTGGAGCCCCCCTTCGAGGGATCCGGTGCGGACATGCTGCGCAGGAATCCGGACGGCGTGCGGGTGGTCCTCGCGGAAGGCGGAGACGCCCGGATCGTTCCGGGCCCTTCCGCCGCCGGGTGGTTGGAGATCCTGGAGGACCTGCGCCGCCGCGGCGCCCCCGTGTTCCTGGAGACGGAGGACGGCGAGCCGGTCGTCATCCGGCTGCTGCTGCCGCTGCCGGTCACCGTGTCGGGCCTCACCGATCGCGGCGACCAGATGGACGTGCAGCTCCACCCCTCGCACGCCCGCTTCCGCCTCCGCCGCGCCAACCCCGACTTCGGTGAGCTGGTCGACGCGCTGCGCGACGCCGAGATGCGCGGGTCGCGACTGCTGGTCACCGCCACGGACGACCACGAGATCATCGATGTGCGCGTCGACACCGGCGGGGCCGGCGGGGGCGGCTCGGAGCTGTGGGGCGCGGCGGAGGAGCCGCTGCGCTTCGAGCCGGACCGCTGGCTGGATGCCTTCCTGGAGGCGCTGCGCCGCCTCCTGCGTTGGCTGCTCTGCTGGTTCCGCTGCGTCTCGCCCCGGCGGGCCCAGGAGCTGTTCGACCTCGCGGCCGCCCGCTCCTGCGACCCGCTGGCCGTGCCCGTTCCCTGCATCCCCTTCCTCTATCCGGACGACGGGTGTTGGGGTCGGGCCCACGAGATGTGCCGGCTCTTCCTCCAGCACGGCGTGCGTCCCCGCAAGGTATGGATCTACGGGGGGCTGCACGTCGAGACCCGCAACAACCCCAGTTGCTTCGTCAACTGGTACTGGCACGTGGCACCGATCGTCTGCGTGCGCGGGAGGCTCTTCAGGACGCGACAGATGGTGATCGACCCCGCCCTGTTCGACGCCCCGGTCACCGAGGCGACCTGGAAGAGCGTGCAGGGCGATCCCGGTGCCGTCCTCGAACGCTCCGACGCGGAGATCTTCTGGCGGAGCCAGGGCGGGACGAGCACGCAGACGGACCCGACGTATCAGCAGGCCGAAAGCGTCCTGGCCACCTATCGGCTCTTCCTCAAGAACCGGGCGCTGAGCTTCGGACCTCCGCCCTACGCGGGCTGCCCCTGAGCGAGGGGCGGTCGGGGCGCACGGGCGTCGCGGCCGGCGGGATCACGGGTCGGAGAGCGCCCGGCACCGCCAGCGTGCCGGGCCGTGACCGCCACCGGAACCGCTCCCCCGGGCTCGGGTAGCGAGCCACCTCCTTATGGCCCTTCCCGCACCCGTCCAGGAGGAGGAAGCGCTCGGCAAGGCGTACGACGCCCGCCTGATGCGCCGGCTCCTCGGCTATCTGCGCCCGCACCTCCCGCTCGTCGCGCTCGCCATCGTGGTGCTGGTGGCGGCGTCGGCCCTGGAGGTGGTGGGGCCGTGGCTCACCCAGCGCGCCATCGACGACGCCATCCCCGCTGGCGACACCCGCTTCCTGGGCCGGCTCGCGCTGCTCTACCTGGGCTCCCTGGTCGGGGTGTTCCTGACGCAGTACGCGCAGCAGATCCTCACCACCTGGCTCGGCCAGAAGGTCATGCAGGACCTGCGCACGGAGATCTTCTCCCACCTGCAGCGGCTCGACCTGCGGTACTACGACAAGAACCCGGTGGGCCGTCTGATGACGCGCATCACCAGTGACGTCGAGACGCTGAACGAGCTGTTCAGCTCGGGGATCGTCACGGTGTTCGGCGACATCTTCACGTTGGTCTTCATCGTGGTCGCCATGCTGCGCATGGATTGGCGTCTGGCGCTGGTCACCTTCACCGTACTGCCGTTCGTGGCCGTGACGGCGTTCGTCTTCCGTGCCAAGGTGCGCGTGGCCTACCGCGACATCCGCGTCCGCCTGGCCCGGATCAACGCCTTCCTGCACGAGCGCCTCACGGGCGTGCGGGTGGCGCAGCTGTTCAACACCGAGGCCCGCGACCGGGCCACCTTCGAGGCCCTCGATCGCGACTACCTGGAAGCGCACCTGCGTTCGATCACCTACTACGCGCTGTTCTTCCCCCTGATCGAATTGTTCACGGCCACGGCCCTCGCGCTCATCCTCTGGTGGGGCGGCAACGAGGTGCTC encodes:
- a CDS encoding protein-glutamine glutaminase family protein — translated: MALENALVGRPIRLEPPFEGSGADMLRRNPDGVRVVLAEGGDARIVPGPSAAGWLEILEDLRRRGAPVFLETEDGEPVVIRLLLPLPVTVSGLTDRGDQMDVQLHPSHARFRLRRANPDFGELVDALRDAEMRGSRLLVTATDDHEIIDVRVDTGGAGGGGSELWGAAEEPLRFEPDRWLDAFLEALRRLLRWLLCWFRCVSPRRAQELFDLAAARSCDPLAVPVPCIPFLYPDDGCWGRAHEMCRLFLQHGVRPRKVWIYGGLHVETRNNPSCFVNWYWHVAPIVCVRGRLFRTRQMVIDPALFDAPVTEATWKSVQGDPGAVLERSDAEIFWRSQGGTSTQTDPTYQQAESVLATYRLFLKNRALSFGPPPYAGCP